The proteins below are encoded in one region of Methylophilales bacterium:
- a CDS encoding acetyl-CoA carboxylase carboxyltransferase subunit alpha, translating into MKRTYLEFEKPVETLEAKIESLKKAHDDHPTIDVNKELNSLQEKLESMQHKIFDNLTAWQISQVSRHPQRPYTQDYIQAIFKNFKELHGDRAYSDDPAIIGGLAEFEGQSVMVIGHQKGRDIKERQHRNFGMPRPEGYRKALRLFKLAEKFSLPIITLIDTPGAYPGIGAEERGQSEAIARNLYVMTELQVPIISLVIGEGGSGGALALGVSDRLSMLEFSTYSVISLEGCASILWKKAEMAEVAADTLGITSTKLKKLGLVDEIISEPLGGAHRDYKVTMKNVKQTLKDQLIELKATSINKLLENRYERLTSFGQHSHSEK; encoded by the coding sequence ATGAAGCGTACTTACCTTGAATTTGAAAAACCTGTTGAAACACTTGAAGCTAAAATTGAAAGCTTGAAGAAGGCGCATGATGATCATCCAACCATTGATGTCAATAAAGAATTAAATTCCCTTCAGGAAAAGCTTGAGTCAATGCAACATAAAATTTTTGATAATTTAACTGCATGGCAAATTTCTCAAGTATCTAGACACCCGCAAAGACCCTATACGCAAGATTATATCCAAGCCATTTTTAAGAATTTTAAGGAGTTACATGGTGATAGGGCTTATTCAGATGACCCAGCAATTATAGGTGGTTTAGCAGAATTTGAAGGACAGTCTGTCATGGTCATTGGCCATCAAAAAGGTCGTGACATTAAAGAGCGACAGCATCGTAATTTTGGTATGCCAAGACCAGAGGGTTATCGAAAAGCCTTAAGGTTATTTAAGCTTGCCGAAAAATTTTCTTTACCCATTATTACTTTAATTGATACGCCAGGCGCTTATCCAGGAATAGGTGCTGAAGAGCGGGGACAGTCTGAGGCAATTGCAAGGAATTTGTATGTGATGACTGAGCTTCAAGTACCCATTATTTCATTGGTAATCGGTGAAGGTGGATCTGGCGGGGCTCTAGCACTTGGTGTTTCTGATCGCTTATCAATGTTGGAATTTTCAACATACTCGGTTATTTCTCTTGAGGGCTGCGCTTCTATTTTATGGAAAAAAGCGGAAATGGCAGAAGTGGCAGCAGATACCCTCGGGATAACATCTACGAAATTGAAAAAATTAGGACTTGTGGATGAAATTATTTCAGAGCCATTAGGTGGCGCACACAGAGATTATAAAGTCACAATGAAAAATGTTAAACAAACCTTAAAAGATCAATTGATCGAGTTAAAAGCTACCTCTATTAACAAGTTACTTGAAAATAGATATGAGCGCTTAACGAGCTTTGGACAACATAGCCACAGTGAAAAATGA
- the tilS gene encoding tRNA lysidine(34) synthetase TilS, which produces MKNEKQIQDKIYQSFQDNLKQDNANLEILLGFSGGLDSCVLLHLLFQMQTQLHFKLKAIHIHHGLSSSADDWLNFCKEKCKSLNIEFYDEKVKINDKRILGIEGEARELRYQAIKKKQKGIVALGHHQNDQAETLMLQLLRGSGLKGLAGMPEFDVKRKFWRPMLNIKKEVLEKYANENNIKYIKDESNEDINFDRNFIRKKVLPLIESRYPASIETVSRSATNISDGHYLNEFLALDDSKNIMSDDGSYLLINKLKKLPKLRAINLLRWWLSFNNLLMPSKKNMDELYKQTVFIKKDTALNLKVSDEVSIRAHNNKLLIVKLDINSSTFELKWSGQEELHLPNKTKLQFIKIEEGGLSLSKLGVKTLSVKSRIGGEKLKPFSDQPSRSLKYLFQIADIPIWERGQIPLIFAKNELVAIPNLAVHHKYQSSIGEEGYQINWLRN; this is translated from the coding sequence GTGAAAAATGAAAAACAAATTCAGGATAAAATTTATCAATCCTTCCAAGACAACTTAAAACAAGATAATGCTAACCTAGAAATTCTTTTAGGGTTTAGTGGGGGTTTGGATTCTTGCGTTTTACTTCATCTTCTTTTTCAAATGCAAACTCAATTACATTTTAAACTTAAAGCGATTCATATTCATCATGGGCTCAGCTCATCTGCTGATGATTGGTTAAATTTTTGTAAAGAAAAATGTAAATCATTAAATATCGAATTTTATGATGAAAAAGTAAAAATTAATGATAAACGCATATTAGGTATTGAAGGAGAAGCCCGAGAATTAAGGTATCAGGCAATAAAGAAAAAACAAAAGGGCATTGTAGCGCTTGGACATCATCAAAATGATCAGGCAGAGACATTAATGCTGCAGCTTTTGAGAGGTTCAGGATTAAAGGGACTAGCAGGTATGCCTGAGTTTGATGTAAAAAGAAAGTTTTGGCGACCCATGCTAAATATAAAAAAAGAGGTTCTAGAGAAGTATGCCAATGAAAACAATATCAAATATATTAAAGATGAAAGTAATGAAGATATCAATTTCGATAGAAATTTCATTCGAAAGAAAGTTTTGCCTTTGATTGAATCTAGGTATCCAGCATCTATTGAAACAGTAAGTCGTTCTGCAACCAATATTTCAGATGGTCATTATTTAAATGAATTTTTAGCATTAGATGACAGTAAAAATATTATGTCAGATGATGGCAGTTATTTATTAATTAACAAATTAAAAAAACTTCCTAAGCTAAGAGCTATAAATTTACTGCGTTGGTGGCTTTCATTTAACAATTTACTTATGCCAAGTAAAAAGAATATGGACGAGCTTTATAAACAAACTGTCTTTATAAAAAAGGATACAGCTTTGAATTTAAAAGTTTCTGACGAAGTATCTATTCGTGCACATAACAATAAGCTTTTAATTGTCAAATTAGATATTAATTCAAGTACTTTTGAATTGAAATGGTCGGGTCAAGAGGAGCTTCATTTACCCAATAAAACAAAACTTCAATTCATAAAAATCGAAGAAGGGGGATTATCTTTATCCAAGCTTGGTGTAAAAACACTTAGCGTTAAAAGTAGGATTGGAGGCGAGAAACTAAAGCCTTTTTCAGATCAACCTAGTCGAAGCCTAAAATATTTATTTCAAATTGCTGATATACCTATTTGGGAAAGAGGACAGATTCCTTTAATTTTTGCAAAAAATGAATTAGTTGCAATCCCAAATCTTGCTGTACATCATAAATACCAATCAAGTATAGGAGAAGAGGGCTATCAAATAAATTGGTTACGCAATTAA
- a CDS encoding TonB-dependent receptor: MKKISKATGIVAITSMLLPTAIIAGEPLKVDSIEVYSPTYLPSIGLPVKDVPYAVQTATGEEIREQAGVSIADYMVNNLEGVTVNEVGGNPYQLEINYRGYNATPIMGNPQGLSIYVDGVRANMPFSNNVLWDTIPDFALDDMQLVGGSNPVYGLNTLGGSLSLQTKSGRIFNKSAIDGSTGSWGRNTGLFESGGVSDDSRFDYYAGYSYFKEDGWREPSPTEVQQWFSKFGYEDEDSRYDLTYTGAHNSLVGNGMVPDYLLGDDLKGVHTLIDKTRTQYNQVQLNGTEFVSDTVMASGNLYWRNLDQSTYNGDLNDEYENPGDDEGVINRSKTKSNVYGGNGQVTFDNDWLSRRNQLIVGAGYEYSKVQFKQTEQEIETLDPSGFFSGDLGELEQNSGLTGQTYTYSGFISNNHALNDQWSVNTAARYNYVVIDNDDTFNPDGGNASLSGEHDYDRLNPSVGLTYNPNDNLTTYGSYNESSRAPTSIELGCANPDNPCTLPTQMADDPPLDQVVAKTFELGARGKFASIYNSNMSWNISGYSATNHDDILFLYTESNSTAGYFDNVDKTKRQGVDVGLSNAFESWTLSMNYNYVKATYGTDINMVSENNSSSSDDNEGQISVEDGDYLPNIPAHSFKVRAVYNPQSNWYLGATMTAFSSSYMMGNENQENDSSQSPFVRSEVPGYAVVNLDGEYNFTHMLEGWKIYAKVTNLLDNKYYTGGRIAESRVNADRSFSDDEIATSSMIGGAPRAGWVGLRYEF; this comes from the coding sequence ATGAAAAAAATTTCTAAAGCAACGGGTATTGTTGCGATCACTAGTATGCTTCTTCCAACCGCCATCATTGCAGGTGAACCGTTAAAAGTAGACAGTATTGAAGTATATTCTCCAACATACCTACCTTCAATTGGTTTACCTGTTAAGGATGTTCCATATGCTGTTCAGACAGCAACAGGTGAGGAAATTAGAGAGCAGGCTGGGGTTAGTATTGCTGATTATATGGTGAATAATCTTGAAGGAGTTACTGTGAACGAAGTTGGCGGAAACCCATATCAATTAGAAATTAATTATCGTGGTTATAACGCAACCCCAATTATGGGAAATCCTCAAGGTCTTTCGATTTATGTTGATGGCGTGAGAGCAAATATGCCATTTAGTAATAATGTCTTATGGGATACGATTCCTGATTTTGCTCTTGATGATATGCAATTAGTCGGTGGCTCAAATCCTGTTTATGGACTTAACACTCTAGGTGGCTCATTAAGTTTGCAAACAAAGAGTGGTCGAATTTTTAATAAATCAGCAATTGATGGATCAACAGGTTCGTGGGGGAGAAATACCGGCCTTTTTGAGTCAGGTGGAGTTTCCGATGATAGTAGATTTGATTACTATGCTGGTTATTCGTATTTTAAGGAAGATGGCTGGAGAGAGCCTTCACCAACAGAAGTTCAACAATGGTTTAGTAAATTTGGTTATGAAGATGAGGATTCAAGATATGACTTAACTTACACAGGTGCTCATAACAGCCTTGTAGGTAACGGCATGGTTCCTGATTACCTTCTTGGAGATGACTTGAAGGGTGTTCATACACTTATCGATAAAACGAGAACACAATATAACCAAGTTCAATTGAATGGTACAGAATTTGTAAGTGATACAGTGATGGCGTCAGGTAACCTCTACTGGAGAAACCTTGATCAAAGTACCTATAACGGTGACTTAAATGATGAATACGAGAATCCAGGTGATGATGAGGGAGTTATTAATCGATCAAAAACAAAATCAAATGTTTATGGAGGTAATGGCCAAGTGACATTTGATAATGATTGGCTATCAAGAAGAAATCAGTTAATTGTTGGGGCTGGATATGAGTACTCAAAAGTACAATTTAAGCAAACCGAACAAGAAATTGAAACACTTGATCCTTCTGGCTTTTTCTCAGGGGACTTAGGTGAATTAGAACAAAATTCAGGATTAACGGGTCAAACATATACATACAGTGGGTTTATCTCAAATAACCATGCATTAAATGATCAATGGAGTGTTAACACTGCAGCACGTTATAACTACGTAGTGATTGACAATGACGATACATTTAACCCAGATGGCGGTAACGCTTCACTTTCTGGCGAACATGATTATGATCGATTAAATCCATCAGTAGGTCTTACTTATAACCCAAATGATAATTTAACAACATATGGTTCTTATAACGAATCTAGTCGTGCTCCTACAAGTATTGAGCTTGGTTGTGCAAACCCAGACAACCCTTGTACGTTGCCAACTCAGATGGCAGATGATCCGCCACTTGATCAAGTTGTTGCAAAAACATTTGAACTAGGTGCAAGAGGTAAATTTGCGAGTATCTATAACAGTAATATGTCGTGGAATATTTCAGGCTACAGTGCTACGAATCATGATGACATTTTATTTCTATACACTGAATCAAATTCAACTGCGGGGTACTTTGATAATGTTGATAAAACAAAAAGACAAGGTGTTGATGTAGGTCTTAGTAATGCCTTTGAATCGTGGACACTTAGCATGAACTATAATTATGTAAAAGCGACATATGGAACTGACATTAATATGGTTAGCGAAAACAATTCATCATCTTCTGATGATAATGAGGGTCAGATTAGTGTTGAAGATGGTGATTACTTACCAAATATACCTGCACACAGTTTCAAAGTCAGGGCAGTTTATAATCCACAATCTAATTGGTATTTAGGTGCAACAATGACGGCATTTAGCTCATCATATATGATGGGAAATGAAAACCAAGAGAATGATTCATCTCAATCTCCTTTTGTTAGGAGCGAAGTCCCAGGATATGCTGTTGTAAATTTGGATGGTGAATATAATTTTACACATATGTTAGAAGGTTGGAAAATTTACGCAAAAGTTACTAACTTACTTGATAATAAATATTACACTGGTGGACGAATTGCAGAATCAAGGGTAAATGCTGATCGTTCATTTAGTGACGATGAGATAGCAACATCCTCGATGATTGGTGGGGCGCCAAGAGCAGGGTGGGTTGGCTTACGTTACGAATTTTAA
- a CDS encoding HAMP domain-containing protein, with the protein MSLKSQLIIYINSLLLIATLIGLMTIMMVTQKNVREEVLSTMSLAEFAIEQGVKKNPDFYLFQRDNNELGISELSGIRHLKIQFFDQNDVLLEETLNMPDEIKPPPAWFINVIESLSDKIFFSKINIEQRGELTGYVLIKPEPIYEYAEIWQQIKVGLWIIVSFLILINLVVLLLFSHMIKPINKIIEGFEKLEAGNFKSKIRKSNILELDIIGKKFNSMIDNLRQSNNKIHKLSQNLIDVQEQEKSELARDLHDELGQSLTALQAEAASISKTTKKKSRDEAIFNVIKLSKNMMLSTREIIKKLNLGLIEDLGFESALTELFENWKRRFKGVKFAYSIDEKAIKKITKKKTAHLYRIFQEALTNIAKHSSPQKIQISIKYIDNSNKTRILISNDGISNDSSNQDGLGLIGIAERVDQIQGTLEISKKKLFKIIINLSN; encoded by the coding sequence ATGAGTTTAAAGTCACAACTTATTATTTATATAAACTCTTTACTTTTGATCGCGACTTTAATTGGTTTGATGACCATTATGATGGTTACTCAAAAAAATGTGAGGGAAGAGGTCTTGTCAACGATGTCTCTTGCTGAATTTGCGATTGAGCAAGGGGTAAAAAAGAACCCTGATTTCTACCTCTTCCAAAGAGATAATAATGAATTAGGTATCTCTGAATTATCAGGAATTCGACATTTAAAAATTCAATTTTTTGATCAAAATGATGTTTTATTAGAAGAAACATTGAATATGCCTGATGAAATTAAGCCTCCTCCAGCTTGGTTTATCAATGTAATTGAAAGCCTCTCTGATAAGATATTTTTTTCAAAAATCAATATTGAACAAAGGGGAGAATTAACAGGATATGTTCTTATAAAACCTGAACCAATCTATGAGTATGCAGAAATATGGCAACAAATAAAGGTAGGACTTTGGATTATCGTAAGCTTTCTTATTCTTATAAACCTTGTAGTTTTACTTCTTTTTTCTCATATGATAAAACCTATCAATAAAATCATTGAAGGATTTGAGAAGCTGGAAGCTGGTAACTTTAAATCAAAGATTAGAAAATCAAATATCCTTGAGCTTGATATTATTGGAAAAAAATTTAATAGCATGATTGATAATTTGAGACAGAGTAATAATAAGATTCACAAATTAAGCCAAAATTTAATTGATGTTCAAGAACAAGAAAAAAGTGAATTAGCTAGAGATTTGCATGATGAACTTGGTCAATCTCTAACCGCACTTCAAGCTGAAGCTGCCTCAATTTCAAAAACAACAAAGAAGAAATCTCGTGATGAAGCCATATTTAATGTAATAAAATTATCAAAAAATATGATGCTCTCTACAAGAGAAATTATAAAGAAACTTAATTTAGGGTTAATTGAAGACTTGGGTTTTGAGTCAGCTTTAACTGAATTATTTGAAAACTGGAAAAGAAGATTTAAAGGGGTAAAATTTGCATATTCTATTGATGAAAAAGCTATTAAAAAGATAACAAAAAAGAAAACGGCTCATCTTTACAGAATTTTTCAAGAGGCACTTACAAATATTGCAAAGCATTCATCCCCACAAAAAATTCAAATAAGCATTAAATATATAGATAACAGTAATAAAACAAGAATTCTGATTAGCAACGATGGTATTAGCAATGACTCTTCCAATCAGGATGGGCTTGGTCTTATAGGTATTGCAGAGAGAGTAGACCAAATTCAAGGTACTTTAGAAATTTCTAAAAAGAAATTATTTAAAATAATTATTAATTTGAGTAATTAG
- a CDS encoding response regulator transcription factor → MTDLLIVDDHEIVRTGIKRLVENTPNLNIVADLGSGEEAYQFLQRNTVDLIIMDVSMPGKGGIETTNQIKKRYPKIKILMLSMHDNSMIIEKAMKAGANGYILKNDLSDDLLNAVEKVMNNETIISASVDVDEFKDSLIKDLNNKEFEIFKSLASGEDLLTIAEKLNISYNTAANYQTSIKQKLNAKNILDFYNLAKENKIL, encoded by the coding sequence ATGACTGATTTATTAATTGTAGATGATCATGAAATTGTTCGTACAGGTATTAAGCGTCTTGTAGAAAACACGCCAAACCTTAATATAGTTGCTGATTTAGGTTCCGGAGAAGAGGCTTATCAATTCTTACAAAGAAATACAGTTGATTTGATCATTATGGATGTTTCTATGCCTGGAAAAGGAGGTATTGAGACAACAAATCAAATTAAAAAGAGATATCCAAAAATAAAAATCTTAATGCTCTCAATGCATGATAATTCCATGATCATTGAAAAAGCGATGAAGGCTGGTGCTAACGGTTATATTTTAAAGAACGACTTATCTGATGATTTACTGAATGCAGTTGAAAAAGTCATGAATAACGAGACTATTATTTCAGCATCGGTAGATGTAGATGAATTTAAAGATTCATTAATCAAGGATTTAAATAACAAAGAATTTGAAATTTTTAAATCTCTTGCATCAGGTGAAGATTTACTAACTATTGCTGAAAAATTGAATATCAGTTACAATACAGCAGCAAATTACCAAACATCAATTAAACAAAAATTAAATGCAAAAAATATACTCGATTTTTATAATTTAGCTAAAGAGAATAAAATTTTATAA
- the purT gene encoding formate-dependent phosphoribosylglycinamide formyltransferase, which produces MDIGTPLSASSTRVMLLGAGELGKEVIISFQRLGVEVIAVDRYQNAPGHQVAHRAYVIDMTNEKQLREIIKKEKPHYIVPEIEAINTDFLSEVDSEGYSKVIPSLKAVQLTMNREGIRRLASEELGLPTSNYGFARSFEELKDLILNKIKFPCFIKPTMSSSGKGQSLVKSESEIESAWKFAASGGRVDQGVVIAEGLIDFDYEITLLTVRSKDSNGEVCTKFCDPIGHHQENGDYIESFQPQPMSEAALVKSKKIAKIITDSLGGLGIFGVELFIKKDEVWFSEVSPRPHDTGMVTMASQRQSEFKLHAKAILGLPVDTSLLSPSASKVIYGDHDADHIYFEGVDQALQIPGVDIRLFGKPKSLKKRRMGVILASSNTMQAALHNVKEAALKIKIKLKR; this is translated from the coding sequence ATGGACATTGGAACGCCTTTAAGTGCTTCATCCACCCGAGTAATGTTATTGGGTGCTGGAGAGCTTGGTAAGGAGGTAATTATTTCATTCCAGAGACTGGGTGTGGAGGTTATTGCTGTCGATCGATATCAAAATGCACCAGGCCATCAGGTTGCTCACCGCGCTTACGTTATTGATATGACCAATGAAAAGCAACTAAGAGAAATTATTAAAAAAGAGAAACCACACTATATCGTCCCAGAAATTGAAGCAATTAATACAGATTTCTTATCGGAAGTCGATAGCGAGGGTTATTCCAAAGTAATTCCTAGTTTAAAAGCAGTTCAGTTAACAATGAACCGAGAAGGTATTAGAAGGCTTGCATCTGAAGAATTAGGCTTACCAACATCAAACTATGGTTTTGCAAGAAGTTTTGAGGAGCTAAAAGATTTAATTCTAAATAAAATAAAATTTCCATGTTTTATTAAACCTACCATGTCATCTTCAGGGAAAGGTCAATCATTAGTAAAGTCTGAAAGTGAAATTGAATCTGCATGGAAATTTGCAGCAAGTGGCGGGAGAGTAGATCAAGGTGTTGTGATAGCAGAGGGTTTAATTGATTTTGATTATGAAATTACATTACTCACTGTTAGGTCGAAGGACTCAAATGGTGAAGTTTGCACAAAATTTTGTGATCCGATAGGACACCATCAAGAAAATGGAGATTATATCGAAAGTTTTCAACCACAACCGATGAGTGAGGCTGCACTGGTAAAGTCAAAAAAAATTGCAAAGATAATAACTGATTCCTTAGGTGGTCTTGGTATTTTTGGTGTTGAATTATTCATTAAGAAGGACGAAGTATGGTTTTCAGAGGTAAGTCCCAGACCTCATGATACCGGGATGGTCACAATGGCATCTCAAAGACAATCTGAATTTAAGTTGCATGCTAAGGCAATTCTTGGGTTACCGGTTGATACATCTTTGTTAAGTCCAAGCGCAAGTAAAGTGATTTATGGTGATCACGATGCTGATCATATTTATTTTGAGGGAGTTGATCAGGCACTTCAAATTCCTGGTGTTGATATTAGGCTATTTGGTAAACCAAAATCACTTAAGAAGAGAAGAATGGGGGTCATATTAGCTTCATCAAATACTATGCAGGCTGCACTACACAATGTAAAAGAAGCGGCCTTAAAAATTAAAATAAAACTAAAGAGATAG
- the typA gene encoding translational GTPase TypA has product MNQKLRNIAIIAHVDHGKTTLVDKLLQQSGTFAEHQQVSERVMDSNDLEKERGITILSKNTAINYEDHHINIVDTPGHADFGGEVERVLGMVDGVVLLVDAVDGPMPQTRFVTKKALALGLKPIVVINKIDRPGARADWVINHTFDLFANLGATDEQLDFPVVYASALNGYAKMKEEDETKDMTALFKTILFHVEPPEGDTAAPLQFQISALDYSSYTGRMGIGRIRNGILRPGSPVSIMLGDEKVGQGKINEVFGYEGLEKVSVKQAEAGEIVIVTGIEDIGIGVTIAQLDNPSGLPIIPIDEPTLNMDFMVNTSPLAGKEGKFVTSRQIKERLTKELLVNVALRVEDTEDADVFRVSGRGELHLTILLENMRREGYEVAVGKPQVVYKEIDGNKCEPYESLTVDIEDETQGAVMEELGRRKGELTNMESDGLGRTRLEYTIPARGLIGFQGEFLTMTKGTGIMSHVFEEYLPVKTEIPGRRNGVLISSEKGEAVAYALWKLQDRGRMFVHPGDKLYEGMVIGIHSRDNDLIVNPIKGKQLTNVRSSGTDEAVRLVPPIQMSLEYAVEFIDDDELVEITPESIRIRKRYLIEHERKRASREA; this is encoded by the coding sequence ATGAATCAAAAGCTTCGTAATATTGCAATTATTGCCCATGTTGATCATGGTAAAACCACTCTTGTCGATAAATTATTACAACAATCAGGTACATTCGCTGAGCATCAGCAAGTGAGTGAACGTGTCATGGATTCTAACGATCTTGAAAAAGAACGTGGTATTACCATCCTATCTAAAAATACAGCGATTAATTATGAAGATCACCATATTAATATTGTAGATACTCCAGGCCATGCTGATTTTGGAGGTGAGGTTGAAAGAGTTTTAGGCATGGTTGATGGTGTTGTTTTACTTGTAGATGCCGTTGATGGACCAATGCCGCAAACACGTTTTGTCACCAAAAAAGCATTAGCACTTGGTTTAAAGCCTATAGTTGTCATTAATAAAATAGATCGCCCAGGAGCTAGGGCAGATTGGGTGATTAACCATACTTTTGATTTGTTTGCTAATTTAGGTGCCACTGATGAGCAGCTTGATTTTCCGGTTGTTTATGCATCAGCTTTAAATGGCTATGCAAAAATGAAAGAGGAAGATGAAACAAAAGATATGACTGCTCTATTCAAGACTATTTTATTCCATGTTGAGCCACCAGAAGGTGATACGGCAGCTCCCTTACAGTTTCAAATTTCTGCTCTTGATTACTCCTCATACACAGGAAGAATGGGGATTGGCCGAATTCGTAACGGTATTTTAAGGCCTGGCAGTCCCGTTTCAATTATGTTGGGAGATGAAAAAGTTGGCCAGGGAAAAATAAATGAGGTTTTTGGTTATGAAGGGCTCGAAAAGGTTAGTGTAAAACAGGCAGAGGCAGGTGAAATTGTAATTGTGACTGGAATTGAGGATATCGGTATTGGTGTTACGATTGCGCAACTTGATAACCCTTCAGGTCTTCCAATAATCCCTATCGATGAACCCACATTAAATATGGACTTTATGGTTAATACCTCACCTCTTGCTGGTAAAGAGGGTAAGTTTGTGACGAGTAGGCAGATAAAAGAGAGGCTCACAAAGGAATTATTAGTTAACGTTGCCCTGAGAGTAGAAGATACTGAAGATGCAGATGTTTTTCGGGTTTCAGGAAGGGGTGAGCTACATTTAACAATTCTCCTAGAGAATATGAGAAGGGAAGGTTATGAAGTTGCTGTAGGTAAACCTCAGGTTGTTTACAAAGAAATTGATGGAAATAAATGTGAGCCATATGAGAGCCTCACAGTAGATATAGAAGATGAAACACAAGGCGCCGTGATGGAAGAGTTAGGGCGAAGAAAAGGTGAATTGACTAATATGGAGTCTGATGGACTCGGTAGGACTCGTCTTGAGTATACAATCCCTGCAAGAGGTCTTATTGGATTTCAAGGTGAATTTCTGACAATGACTAAGGGGACTGGGATTATGTCGCATGTTTTCGAGGAATATCTACCTGTTAAGACTGAAATTCCTGGAAGAAGGAATGGCGTTTTAATTTCTTCAGAGAAGGGTGAGGCAGTGGCTTATGCTTTATGGAAATTACAGGACAGAGGCAGAATGTTTGTTCATCCAGGTGATAAGCTCTATGAAGGCATGGTCATTGGTATTCATTCTCGAGATAATGACTTAATTGTTAATCCAATCAAGGGAAAGCAGCTTACAAACGTTAGGTCTTCCGGTACAGATGAGGCTGTTAGGCTGGTCCCACCCATTCAAATGAGTTTAGAATATGCAGTTGAATTCATTGATGACGATGAGCTTGTTGAAATTACGCCTGAATCAATCAGAATCAGGAAACGATATCTAATTGAGCACGAGAGAAAGAGGGCGTCCAGAGAAGCTTAA